The DNA window CGTCTTGCGACCCTTCAGCACTGTCATCGACACGTTGTACAGGAAGATCAGCGCAGCCACGACGATGCCCACTTTGACCCAGACGGGTTGTTCGATGAACTCGCGCCCTTCCATACCAAAGAGCCAATGACCGTGGAACAGGTCGAACGTATAAGTTACGACCGCGCCCGCAGTGCCAAGAAGCATAATGCCCAGCTGGAGATAGGCCAGCATTGGCGAATGCATCTCACGCTCGGCTTCTTCCGGTACAAGGAAGTAAGCCGCACCGAAGAAGCCCAGCAGAAGCCAGACGATCAGCGCGTTGGTGTGCAACATGCGCACGATGTTGAAAGGCATCAGCTCGGACAAGAAGTTCGGGCTGACATAGATCCAGCCGGCCCACAGACCGCCCAGCACCTGAACGGCAAAGACCGCCATGGCTGCCAGGAAGTACCAATAGGCAATTTTTTGTGTTTGGTATTTCATTTCACGTCTCCTCTTCCGGCCTTAGCCCGCCTCGTTGGGGGGCCAGCCCTGTGCGTCGATGGTGTTCACCCACAGGAAGAAGTCTGCAAGTTCACGAATCTGCTCGTCGCTCAGGTTGAATTGCGGCATTTGACGCCGCCCCTCGATGCCGGTGGGTTGTGCTTCCATCCAGCCCTTCAGCACTTCGAATGCTGCTTCCGGGTCATCGTCAACACCCCACCGGGACATCACGTTTTGCAGCTCGGGAGCAAAGTAAGCGCCCTCGCCCATAATCGTATGGCAGTTGATGCAGGCGTTCTTTTCCCACACATGTTTGCCGCGCACTACGCTTTCCGTCAGTTCTGCATTTGCAGTCGATTTGGTCACCACGTATCGCACCGAATGCGCCGACAGGATCAAAAAGACCACAATGAAAAACAACGAGCCGCCATAGAACACGTTACGCGCCATGGTCTTGGTCATGACTTCTCGCATATTGGCCTCCAGTTCAGTTATCCAATTTTCTGGATAACGGAGCCGTGATGTCAGCAGCTTGACTATTGTTAAGGAGAGGGCAGAATCCCGAGGGTTTTAGGCCAGTTTAAGTAACGCCAGCGATGCGATGTTGGGTGTGCGGACTTTGCTGCCGTTCGCTGCCACTGAACCAATCTCCGCTGCTGCATGATGTTCTTGGAGTTTAATCCGCATGGTCGGCGCGTGAAGCCAACCAAGATACAACTGCTTCAATCGACGCATTTGATGCCGATTTACGCAAAGACAGAAGATAGAAATCCTGTGTTCCGACGGTGCTCGATGGTCCAATCTCTACAAGGTTGCCTGCTGCGATGTCGTTAGAGACAAGAAATCGGCTTACAAGAGTGACGCCCTGCCCAGAAACGGCGGCATCCACCGCTAGCGCTGTTTGACTCAGCCGAAGTCCACGCTTGCTTTGATCCAACACGCCCAGTTCTTCCAAAACGCTGGGCCATAGATCATGGGTGTCATGGATCTTTGGCAAAACTGATAGTAGTTCCAGTTCAACGGACCGCCCTGAGCCTTCAACCAGCTTGGGTGCAGCAACCGCGACCACTTCTTGTTTGAACAAAAGGGTGGCGTTCAGCGCCGAACCAAACGGTGGCTTTCCCTGCCGAATAGCAAGATCAATTCCATCGCTATGAAAGCTGGACACCTTTTCGGTCGCGAGGATGCGTAAATCAACGTCAGGATGCTTTTCAGCGAAGTCGGGCAGGTTTGGAATAAGCCATTTAGACGCAAAGGTTGGCGTGACGCTGATCAAGACCTTACCGGGTTCCGGCTTCAATTCAATTGTTGCTGAACGCAGCTCTGCAAACGCACGCGCGATTCTTTCATGATAACTGCGACCTGCGGCTGTCAGTGCCAATCCTTTTGGTAATCTGTCAAATAGTGTGATGCCGAGATGCGCTTCCAGCTGACGTATCTGCTGCGCCACGGCTCCTTGCGTGACGCCCATCTCATCGGCCGCAGCGCGGAAACTCAGCCGACGACCGGCAACATCAAAAGCTCGGAGTCCATTTAGAGGGGGAAGTGGTGTCATTGTGCAATAGTATTTCTATTGCCATGAAACATCAAATCTCAATCGTTAATGCAATCATTGGCCAATATACTCCATCGTACCAGTTATGGAGGCGAAAATGTCAGTAGAAAAAGTAGCTCTTATTACGGCAGGCGGCAGCGGGATGGGCGCAGATGTGGCGCGTTGCCTTGCAACCGACGGTTTCAAGGTTGGTGTTCTGTCGTCGTCGGGACGGGGCGAAGCCCTTGGCACAAAGCTTGGTGGGTT is part of the Aliiroseovarius sp. M344 genome and encodes:
- a CDS encoding LysR substrate-binding domain-containing protein, with translation MTPLPPLNGLRAFDVAGRRLSFRAAADEMGVTQGAVAQQIRQLEAHLGITLFDRLPKGLALTAAGRSYHERIARAFAELRSATIELKPEPGKVLISVTPTFASKWLIPNLPDFAEKHPDVDLRILATEKVSSFHSDGIDLAIRQGKPPFGSALNATLLFKQEVVAVAAPKLVEGSGRSVELELLSVLPKIHDTHDLWPSVLEELGVLDQSKRGLRLSQTALAVDAAVSGQGVTLVSRFLVSNDIAAGNLVEIGPSSTVGTQDFYLLSLRKSASNASIEAVVSWLASRADHAD
- a CDS encoding c-type cytochrome, with the protein product MREVMTKTMARNVFYGGSLFFIVVFLILSAHSVRYVVTKSTANAELTESVVRGKHVWEKNACINCHTIMGEGAYFAPELQNVMSRWGVDDDPEAAFEVLKGWMEAQPTGIEGRRQMPQFNLSDEQIRELADFFLWVNTIDAQGWPPNEAG